CGACTTCAATGGCTTTCTTGAAGGCCTCAATCTCTTTGGTACGTAATTCCGGTTGACGCAGTTTGTTATATTTGAACCGGTAAGCCATGCCCAACATATTCCAGGCTGCCGCGGCGCGCGGCTCCTGTTGGATGACTTGTTGAAAACAGTCAATGGCCTGATCATACTCTTGGTTTTTGAAATGGGATTCGCCGGTCTGGAGTAGTTGCTCGGGGGTTGGATTATTCGAGCTCTGTCCGCAAGCCAGGACAATTAACAGGATTCCCACAATCACCAGATTTTTTTTCATCTTTTCCTCCCGGTCTCTTACCTTGGGTGTTTATTTATACTCGGAGCATTAGAAAGTTAATCTGAGGTGAGGGCCGGGGGACCGACGGCCCCGGCCCTCACCTCCAACTCCCCTGCCAACCCCCCTTAATTGGAAGTTCAGCCGTTAAGGCTGAGACTTAAAGGCTAAGTCGGGTCAGGTACGGGTTTATTTTCATTTAACTTTTTTAGGGCCCGGTCAAGATTGGCTTTGGCGTTATCATAAAAGGTCGGGCTCAATTCCAGGGCCAACTGGAAGCACTTGGCGGCTTCTTCGTATTTTCCATCCATAAAGTAATAAACGCCGATGTTATTGTAAGCCTGCGCTTCGTCACCGGCCTGTTGAAAAGCCTGTAGCGCCTCCCGATAACGTTTTAACCCGGCCAGCGCAATGCCGAGTTGACGATTGATTTTAACGTTTTTGGGATCCAGACTCTTCCCCTTATCTAACCATGTAATAGCCTGTTGATATTGTTTCAGCTCATTATGAGCGCGACCCAAGGCAATAATGGTAGCTAAATTGTCTGGATTGAATCGAGCCGCAGCTTCAAGTTCGGATATGGCCTTTCGGGGCTCACCGGCGCCCAAATAGGTGATTCCCAAAAAATAACGGGCCTTTTGTCGCTGGGAATCGCTATCCAGGACTAGGCGAAATTCGTTAATCGCCTTAGAATATTGTTTGCTCAACAAGTTGATCAGACCCAGGGCTTCATGAGCTTCCAGCATGTCTGGCTGGTGGAGCAAAACCTGGGCAAACATTTTCTGGGCAGCCTTCAACTGCCCTCGGAGGAGAAATATCACTCCAATTTTATACATCAGATGGTAATTTTCCGGCTGGTCTTTAAGGAGTTGCAGGTAGTTGAATAAAGAGCTTTCGTATTCCCCGAGGCGGGAAAACATGTCTGCCAAGGCTTCTAGCTGTTCATCGGATAACCCCTCGGTCTTTGAAGAGGAACGCCGATCACTCCACGAACTGTAAGCCTCACTAAAATCAGCGAATTCACTTTTGCTTAGGAGACGCGGCTTAGAAGCAGCCTGGTTACGAGCGCATTGACTAAGGAAAATCGTCAGAGCTGATAGTAAAGCCAAGAAAACCAGACGCTTGGGGTACCTCATAAGAGTTCGCCTATTCTACCCATTTGGCTAATTTAGCCAGAAAAGTATTTTGCGGAACCAGATCATGGCCCAGTATAATCTTAACATCCGACCAGCTGGGCAAGTTCAGCGATTCCTCGGCTTTGGCAACCGGGAAGAATTTGCGGGACAAGACCTTAACCACTCTATCTTTGCCAGGACGATAATAAATTAAAGTTTTCCTGGCGCCAAAATCTATGTGATTGGCTATGGATACTACGTTGAATCCTTCCAGGGATAACCTGGACCGAGTGTCTCGAGCCATATTCTTTACGCCGTTGCCGTTGCGGATGTCGATGGCAGTTTCCAAAAGCTCCTGAGCAGTTAATATAGGTAACTTGGGTGCTTGCTGGTCTGTCGTCTCCGATCTTTCAGGCTTCGACACGGTAATTTCGTCAGGTCTTACGGATTCAGTAGCGACCGGAGTTGCCTTTGGAGAGATGCTCGGTTCTTCTAATTTTGCAGTGATATCAGCCGATTGGTAAGGTTTTTGCTCTATGGCTGCAGATTGGATATTCTTTGAAGTGACAACTCTGGAAGGGCTTGGTTCCACGGAAACGACTGGTTTTTCCTTTGCAGCCATGGGTTGTTTCTCTGGCTCAGACCTTACCTCGTGGGATGGTTCTTTGGCAGCGACTTTTTTGGCCTCTGAAATGGGAAAGTTTCCTGGCTCCATGCTGCTCGGGGCTGAGATCGGCCTCGATGGCGACTTTTGAGCGTAGATCTCAGGGGCTCTCATACCCAGCATGGCCAGAACTTCCTTCATCTTTTTCTGGGCCTGGGCTTGCCCATCAATTTCTGTCCACAGTTGACGAGCTTCTTCCAGACGCTCTTGACGACATAATAGTAATCCCAAATTATTACGGGCTAATAGATTATTGGGTTCATGAACCAAGACCTTCCGAAAACAATCTTCAGCCTGCTGGAATTTGCCCGCCAGATAATAAGAAAAACCGAGATTATTGATCATCGCAGGGTTTTTGCTCTGCTGAGCCAGACCTTGCTGATAGAGCTCTTGGGCCCGGTCAAATTCTCCCAATTCGTCGTAGGTTCGGGCCAGAATATTTATCACTTTTAGATCTTCAGGGCACTGACGATGGGCTTCTTCCAAATCCTTAATGGCCAGTTCAGGTTTGCCGATCATTTTAAAATAGCGGGCATTTTGCTGTAACCTGTTGATATCTCCATAATATGGACGTACATGGGTGGAGAACTGCTTCAGCCAGCTATTATAGATCGGTCGATTGCCGCAGCCGCTGGTTAAAAAGCCAACTATCAGCAGAATTACGGCTGATTTTAGGTAATCTTTTATCCTCCCGATAAATTTAGTATTCCCCAATCTATTTCTGGCCATGATCGCCCCTTGATGATTTACTCATTGTCCTAATGTTGGTAATAGGATTTTACTAATACGGATGACTGCCGGCCCGAGGATAACAATAAACATGGCTGGAAATATGAAACATATTAGAGGAAATAAAAGCTTCACTGCCAATTTGCTGGCCTGCTCTTCAGCCCTCAAAGCCCGCTGGACCCGGACAAAATCTGCATGAGTGCGCAATGCCTGAGCTATACTGGCGCCCAGCCGGTCAGACTGGATCATCAGTGCCACTAGTGATCTGACACTTTGTACCCCAGTTCGTTGACCTAAATTATTTAAAGCTTCATGCCAAGGAATCCCAGTACGAATCTCGATAGTGGTAATGAGCAACTCATTATAGAAATCTTTGTAAATCCCGCGAATTTCCTCCGCCACCCGATTAAGGGTGCCGTTCAGAGACAATCCCGCCTCCATACAGATGATAATCAGGTCTAAGACATCCGGTAGGGCTTTGTCCAGGCGATCTTGACGCTTACGGATTTTTACTCGCAGGAGATAAGTAGGCAGGAAGAAACCCATCCCTGCGAACCAAAAGGCGATGATTAAATTTATCGTCGTTATTTTACCCTGTATGACACAGTAAGCCAGGAAAGGAAAAGGGAGAAGTAAAGCAGTTAGGACTCGCAGTCCGAAATAAATGGCCGGGGCATTTGGATGGCGATAGCCAGCATTGATCAGGCTGGCCCTCAGTCTGGAAACCTCCTGCTGATCTTTTAAGGCCCATTGGCCGGAAAAGGAAAGCAGTTCTAAAAATCTTTTTTGGGCAGGACTTTCTTCCTCACCTCTCCCACGTAAAGCTGTGGAGAGAGTTTTTTCTGGGTTTTTAAGACGTTCTTTTAATTTCCGGCGACTATCCCAATAAGTCAAAAACCCATAGGTAAAAAGGGTAACAGTAATGATTATGGCACCTAAGATGACCCAATCCATGCTTGAATTTCCTTAGCGCCTAGGTCTCGATTGATTTAACA
This portion of the Deltaproteobacteria bacterium genome encodes:
- a CDS encoding tetratricopeptide repeat protein, which gives rise to MKKNLVIVGILLIVLACGQSSNNPTPEQLLQTGESHFKNQEYDQAIDCFQQVIQQEPRAAAAWNMLGMAYRFKYNKLRQPELRTKEIEAFKKAIEVDPKFWVAMINLGSTYYYQGEKAKAAPLFEKALELNPQHPEKAQLEKMVEEGRQQQ
- a CDS encoding tetratricopeptide repeat protein; the protein is MRYPKRLVFLALLSALTIFLSQCARNQAASKPRLLSKSEFADFSEAYSSWSDRRSSSKTEGLSDEQLEALADMFSRLGEYESSLFNYLQLLKDQPENYHLMYKIGVIFLLRGQLKAAQKMFAQVLLHQPDMLEAHEALGLINLLSKQYSKAINEFRLVLDSDSQRQKARYFLGITYLGAGEPRKAISELEAAARFNPDNLATIIALGRAHNELKQYQQAITWLDKGKSLDPKNVKINRQLGIALAGLKRYREALQAFQQAGDEAQAYNNIGVYYFMDGKYEEAAKCFQLALELSPTFYDNAKANLDRALKKLNENKPVPDPT
- a CDS encoding tetratricopeptide repeat protein: MARNRLGNTKFIGRIKDYLKSAVILLIVGFLTSGCGNRPIYNSWLKQFSTHVRPYYGDINRLQQNARYFKMIGKPELAIKDLEEAHRQCPEDLKVINILARTYDELGEFDRAQELYQQGLAQQSKNPAMINNLGFSYYLAGKFQQAEDCFRKVLVHEPNNLLARNNLGLLLCRQERLEEARQLWTEIDGQAQAQKKMKEVLAMLGMRAPEIYAQKSPSRPISAPSSMEPGNFPISEAKKVAAKEPSHEVRSEPEKQPMAAKEKPVVSVEPSPSRVVTSKNIQSAAIEQKPYQSADITAKLEEPSISPKATPVATESVRPDEITVSKPERSETTDQQAPKLPILTAQELLETAIDIRNGNGVKNMARDTRSRLSLEGFNVVSIANHIDFGARKTLIYYRPGKDRVVKVLSRKFFPVAKAEESLNLPSWSDVKIILGHDLVPQNTFLAKLAKWVE
- a CDS encoding type II secretion system F family protein gives rise to the protein MDWVILGAIIITVTLFTYGFLTYWDSRRKLKERLKNPEKTLSTALRGRGEEESPAQKRFLELLSFSGQWALKDQQEVSRLRASLINAGYRHPNAPAIYFGLRVLTALLLPFPFLAYCVIQGKITTINLIIAFWFAGMGFFLPTYLLRVKIRKRQDRLDKALPDVLDLIIICMEAGLSLNGTLNRVAEEIRGIYKDFYNELLITTIEIRTGIPWHEALNNLGQRTGVQSVRSLVALMIQSDRLGASIAQALRTHADFVRVQRALRAEEQASKLAVKLLFPLICFIFPAMFIVILGPAVIRISKILLPTLGQ